A window of Formosa sp. Hel1_31_208 contains these coding sequences:
- a CDS encoding CopD family protein has product MEYYNFIKALHLIFIVTWFAGLFYIPRLFVYQIEAYHKPSPDKEILGAQLKLMAKRLWNIITWPSAILATIFGVWLLILNPYLFNQPWMHVKLTFVVVLLIYHLKTHVYYKQLQHDEVKKTSNFMRLWNEGATFILFAVIFLVILKNAFNWIFGVIGIIVLGILIMLGFKVYKNMRSKNPNV; this is encoded by the coding sequence ATGGAGTATTATAATTTTATAAAAGCCTTACATCTGATTTTTATTGTGACCTGGTTTGCTGGATTATTCTATATTCCTAGGTTATTTGTGTATCAAATAGAAGCCTATCATAAACCTTCTCCTGACAAAGAAATTTTGGGAGCTCAGCTTAAGCTGATGGCGAAACGCCTCTGGAATATTATTACATGGCCTTCTGCAATATTAGCAACAATTTTTGGTGTATGGTTACTAATACTAAATCCATATTTGTTCAATCAACCTTGGATGCATGTGAAGTTAACCTTTGTTGTTGTATTACTAATATACCATCTTAAAACACATGTGTATTACAAGCAACTACAGCATGATGAAGTAAAGAAAACATCAAATTTCATGAGACTTTGGAATGAAGGCGCCACTTTTATTTTATTTGCAGTTATCTTCTTGGTTATTCTAAAAAACGCGTTTAATTGGATCTTTGGAGTGATTGGGATTATAGTACTTGGCATATTAATTATGCTAGGTTTTAAAGTTTATAAAAATATGAGGAGTAAAAACCCGAATGTATAG
- the rseP gene encoding RIP metalloprotease RseP, whose translation MEFVIRISQFLLSLSLLIVLHELGHFIPAKLFKTRVEKFYLFFDIKYSLFKKKIGETVYGIGWLPLGGYVKIAGMIDESMDKEQMALPPQPWEFRSKPAWQRLIIMLGGVTVNFILAYLIYVFVAFIYGDKTTTVESMKGGYWIENELLQDIGFKTGDKIIKVNDFKVVNDYDVRSNIIGAETFTIRRNGEEKVISLPEDFLGQFTSAKSRDLFERRIPFMIGSVTDSSLNKTVDVKTKDIITSIDGKDLMYFDQLDSLMTDYKNETLTVNLIRGNDKITRQLQVDENGKFGIQAAYDDDRFAELGYFDIATQTYTFGESWGAGGRDFVDTMQKYGAQLKAIFNPSTGAYKGVGGFKAIYSIFPSVWSWQAFWMLTAFLSIMLGVLNLLPIPALDGGHVMFLLFEMISGRKPSEKFLERAQLVGFVILITLVLFANINDWI comes from the coding sequence ATGGAGTTTGTAATAAGAATATCTCAATTTTTACTGAGTCTTTCATTACTAATCGTATTACACGAATTAGGTCATTTTATACCAGCAAAATTATTTAAAACCAGAGTTGAAAAGTTTTACCTCTTTTTTGACATTAAATATTCATTATTTAAAAAGAAAATAGGAGAAACGGTCTACGGCATTGGGTGGCTTCCGCTTGGTGGTTATGTAAAAATTGCTGGAATGATTGATGAGAGTATGGATAAAGAGCAAATGGCCTTACCACCTCAACCTTGGGAGTTTCGTTCAAAACCAGCTTGGCAGCGTTTAATTATTATGCTAGGCGGTGTTACCGTCAACTTTATACTCGCTTATTTAATCTACGTATTTGTGGCTTTTATTTATGGTGATAAAACCACCACAGTGGAAAGCATGAAAGGTGGGTATTGGATAGAAAACGAATTACTTCAAGATATTGGTTTTAAAACTGGAGATAAAATAATAAAGGTCAACGATTTTAAGGTGGTTAATGATTATGATGTGCGCTCTAATATTATTGGTGCTGAAACCTTTACTATAAGACGTAATGGTGAAGAAAAAGTCATTTCACTTCCTGAAGATTTTCTAGGTCAATTTACTTCCGCAAAAAGTAGAGATTTATTCGAACGTAGAATTCCGTTTATGATAGGTTCTGTTACAGATTCATCACTAAACAAGACCGTTGACGTAAAAACTAAAGATATAATCACCTCGATTGATGGAAAAGATTTAATGTATTTTGATCAGTTAGATTCACTAATGACAGATTACAAAAATGAAACCTTGACTGTTAATTTAATAAGAGGCAATGACAAAATTACGCGTCAATTACAAGTAGATGAGAATGGAAAGTTCGGTATTCAAGCAGCCTATGATGACGATCGCTTTGCAGAATTAGGTTATTTTGATATTGCCACTCAAACTTACACTTTTGGTGAAAGTTGGGGAGCTGGTGGACGTGATTTTGTAGATACCATGCAAAAGTATGGCGCACAACTAAAAGCAATATTTAATCCAAGTACAGGAGCTTATAAAGGTGTTGGTGGATTTAAAGCTATATATAGCATTTTTCCTAGTGTATGGAGTTGGCAAGCCTTTTGGATGCTCACAGCATTCTTATCTATTATGTTAGGTGTATTGAACTTATTGCCTATTCCGGCATTAGACGGTGGTCATGTCATGTTCTTATTGTTTGAAATGATCTCAGGAAGAAAACCAAGCGAGAAATTTTTAGAACGTGCACAATTAGTTGGATTCGTCATATTAATTACCTTAGTGTTGTTTGCAAATATCAACGATTGGATTTAA
- a CDS encoding PAS domain-containing sensor histidine kinase, with product MILLVLIASVLIAGVTIYQYNEEARDYHKERLERKEKAIISDINYVIKETTYPVETEKVPLIFKDEIYRIAEIHSLRINLYDMEGSLLITSKASFTSDSLYQCIDTDVLNAISNTAEHRYVIKNRKNGETFQSSYTFILDAKSKPLAILNLPYLENDDFLNKELNEFLERLGYAYVFMMLIAIVLALLLSKYITSTLKTIADKINETRLEKRNKKIDIASSSEEISTLVNSYNSMIDELEESAVQLATSEREQAWREMAKQVAHEIKNPLTPMRLSVQSFQRKFNPEDENIYQKVDEYSNTLIQQIDTMSSIASAFSNFAKMPAQQNESLNVTNIVKLALDIFSEDYIVFISEDDQVMANFDRTQLIRVVTNLVKNGIQAIPSDKETPKIEVKVMSEGDMVKITVEDNGIGITKENESKIFEPKFTTKTSGMGLGLAMVKNIVETYKGNITFTSQQDVGTTFIVTFPKI from the coding sequence ATGATTTTACTGGTGCTTATTGCATCTGTATTGATTGCTGGTGTAACAATTTATCAGTATAACGAAGAGGCCAGAGACTATCATAAAGAACGCTTAGAGCGCAAGGAAAAAGCGATTATAAGTGATATCAACTATGTGATTAAGGAAACCACTTATCCAGTAGAAACAGAGAAAGTACCCTTAATTTTTAAAGATGAAATCTATCGCATTGCAGAGATTCACAGCTTAAGGATTAATTTGTATGATATGGAGGGCTCATTACTTATAACCTCTAAAGCTAGTTTTACTAGTGATTCTTTATATCAGTGCATTGATACAGACGTATTAAATGCTATTTCGAATACAGCCGAACACAGATATGTTATTAAGAACAGAAAAAACGGAGAGACATTTCAGTCGTCTTATACCTTTATTTTGGATGCAAAATCTAAACCGTTAGCGATTTTGAACTTACCTTATTTAGAGAATGATGATTTTTTAAATAAAGAACTCAATGAGTTTCTTGAGCGTTTGGGTTATGCTTATGTGTTTATGATGCTAATTGCAATTGTATTAGCACTATTACTCTCAAAATATATTACAAGCACACTTAAAACGATAGCTGATAAAATTAATGAGACGCGTCTTGAAAAGCGCAACAAAAAAATAGATATTGCTTCCTCAAGTGAAGAGATTTCAACATTAGTGAATTCATACAATAGTATGATTGATGAATTAGAAGAGAGTGCTGTACAGCTTGCGACTAGCGAACGTGAACAAGCCTGGCGGGAAATGGCGAAACAAGTAGCGCATGAAATTAAAAACCCGTTAACGCCAATGCGCCTCAGTGTTCAGAGTTTTCAACGCAAATTTAATCCAGAGGATGAGAACATCTATCAAAAAGTAGATGAGTATAGTAATACACTCATTCAGCAGATTGACACCATGAGTTCTATTGCATCGGCTTTTTCAAATTTTGCTAAAATGCCTGCGCAACAAAATGAATCTTTGAATGTGACTAACATTGTCAAATTGGCTTTGGATATTTTTAGTGAAGATTATATTGTGTTTATATCAGAAGACGACCAAGTGATGGCAAATTTTGATCGTACACAACTTATTCGCGTAGTCACTAATTTGGTTAAAAATGGCATACAAGCTATTCCAAGTGATAAGGAAACTCCTAAAATAGAGGTCAAGGTGATGTCTGAAGGCGATATGGTAAAAATCACCGTTGAAGATAATGGTATAGGTATTACTAAAGAAAATGAAAGTAAGATTTTTGAACCAAAGTTTACAACCAAAACCAGTGGAATGGGATTGGGTCTTGCCATGGTAAAAAATATTGTGGAAACTTATAAAGGAAATATTACCTTTACATCTCAACAAGACGTTGGAACCACTTTTATAGTGACATTTCCGAAGATTTAA
- the feoB gene encoding ferrous iron transport protein B, with the protein MSKQINVALIGNPNTGKTSVFNALTGLNQKVGNYPGITVEKKEGICKLPRGVKAHIIDLPGTYSLNASSLDENVVIELLLNKKDKDFPDVAVVVSDVENLKRNLLLFTQIKDLEIPAILVINMSDRMKYKGIQLDMPYLEQQLQTKIALISTRKNNGIDQLKELIMSYKELSVTPCLKASEIDADYFDKLRKAFPNQLLYKLWLVITQDVNFGKIDRNQVDAIDSFKTKSKADLKRLQQKETIKRYQFINNTLKKGQTIDLKSAKDLRIRLDRILTHKVWGYLIFGIILLTIFQAIYVWSSVPMDFIDTTFASLSEWAKNIMPEGAFTNLIAEGIIPGLGGIVIFIPQIAFLFLFISILEESGYMSRVVFLMDRIMRRFGLSGKSVVPLISGTACAIPAIMATRNIESWKERLITILVTPFTTCSARLPVYLIIISLVIPEGYFIGLSYQALTLMLLYLIGFGTAIISAWILNKIMKIKSKTFFVVEMPNYKVPLFKNVVLAVLEKTKSFVFGAGKIILAISIVLWFLASYGPGEEFNNAEEIVRTASASENLSSEELNQKIASHKLEHSFIGIAGHAIEPAIRPLGYDWKIGIAIVSSFAAREVFVGTLATIYSVGSDEQETIKNRMAGEVNPILGGPLFNFASGISLLLFYAFAMQCMSTLAIVKRETNTWKWPMLQLTIMSAFAYIVALIAYQFLK; encoded by the coding sequence ATGAGTAAACAAATTAACGTTGCGCTTATTGGAAATCCGAATACGGGCAAAACGTCTGTCTTCAATGCATTAACGGGCTTGAATCAAAAAGTAGGTAATTACCCTGGTATTACTGTAGAGAAAAAGGAAGGCATATGTAAACTTCCTAGAGGTGTAAAAGCGCATATCATTGATTTGCCTGGCACCTACAGTTTAAATGCCTCCTCTTTAGACGAGAATGTCGTTATCGAACTTTTATTAAATAAAAAAGATAAAGATTTTCCTGATGTAGCTGTTGTGGTTAGTGATGTAGAAAACTTAAAACGAAATCTATTACTATTTACACAAATAAAAGACTTAGAGATTCCAGCGATATTGGTAATCAATATGTCTGATCGAATGAAATATAAGGGCATTCAGTTAGATATGCCATATTTAGAGCAACAGTTACAAACTAAAATTGCCTTAATCAGCACCAGAAAAAATAATGGTATTGACCAGCTTAAAGAGTTAATAATGAGCTATAAGGAACTATCAGTAACACCTTGTTTAAAAGCCTCTGAAATTGATGCAGATTATTTTGATAAACTGCGTAAGGCATTTCCAAACCAGTTACTTTATAAGCTGTGGTTGGTCATTACTCAAGATGTCAACTTCGGAAAAATTGATCGAAATCAAGTAGATGCAATAGATAGTTTTAAAACCAAAAGCAAAGCAGATCTCAAGCGTTTGCAGCAAAAAGAAACCATTAAACGGTATCAATTTATTAATAATACGCTTAAAAAAGGCCAAACCATTGATTTAAAAAGTGCCAAAGATTTGCGTATACGGTTAGATAGAATTCTAACACATAAGGTTTGGGGTTATTTAATTTTTGGAATTATTTTGTTAACCATTTTTCAAGCCATTTACGTTTGGTCAAGTGTTCCAATGGACTTCATAGACACTACATTTGCTTCCTTAAGTGAATGGGCTAAAAACATCATGCCTGAAGGTGCTTTTACCAATTTAATTGCAGAAGGTATTATTCCAGGGCTTGGTGGCATTGTTATATTCATTCCGCAAATTGCATTTTTGTTTCTATTCATTTCTATTTTGGAAGAAAGTGGTTATATGAGTCGTGTGGTCTTTTTAATGGACCGCATTATGCGTCGTTTTGGGTTGAGTGGCAAAAGTGTAGTGCCCTTAATTTCTGGAACCGCTTGCGCTATTCCCGCAATTATGGCTACTAGAAATATTGAAAGTTGGAAAGAACGCTTAATCACTATTTTAGTAACGCCTTTTACAACCTGTTCTGCGCGATTGCCAGTATATTTAATTATCATTTCGTTAGTCATTCCAGAAGGCTATTTTATCGGGTTGAGTTATCAAGCACTAACCTTAATGTTACTCTATCTCATTGGGTTTGGAACCGCTATTATTTCGGCTTGGATCTTAAACAAAATAATGAAGATAAAAAGCAAGACCTTTTTTGTTGTTGAAATGCCAAACTATAAAGTTCCATTGTTTAAGAATGTGGTCTTAGCCGTTTTAGAGAAAACTAAATCCTTCGTATTTGGAGCAGGTAAAATCATACTAGCTATATCTATTGTGCTTTGGTTCTTGGCATCTTACGGACCTGGAGAAGAGTTTAATAATGCAGAAGAAATTGTAAGAACAGCCTCAGCTTCCGAGAATTTATCTTCGGAAGAATTAAACCAAAAAATCGCATCTCATAAATTGGAACATTCATTTATAGGTATTGCCGGACATGCTATTGAACCGGCAATAAGACCGCTAGGATACGATTGGAAAATAGGAATTGCGATTGTCAGTTCATTTGCCGCTCGTGAAGTTTTTGTTGGAACTTTAGCCACTATTTATAGCGTTGGTAGTGATGAACAAGAGACCATAAAAAATCGAATGGCTGGAGAGGTGAATCCTATTCTTGGCGGACCATTATTTAACTTTGCAAGTGGAATATCCCTATTATTGTTTTATGCGTTTGCCATGCAATGTATGAGCACGTTGGCCATAGTTAAACGTGAAACAAATACATGGAAGTGGCCAATGCTACAGTTGACTATTATGAGCGCTTTTGCGTATATTGTAGCATTAATCGCCTACCAATTTTTAAAATAA
- a CDS encoding FeoB-associated Cys-rich membrane protein produces MNTVIQNILVILALGIAVWFLLQKFGLLPKKKAAPSKTCGQDDCGCH; encoded by the coding sequence ATGAACACAGTTATCCAAAACATATTAGTAATTCTAGCGCTAGGAATAGCCGTTTGGTTCCTCTTACAAAAGTTCGGACTGCTTCCAAAAAAGAAGGCAGCACCTTCAAAGACCTGTGGACAAGATGACTGCGGGTGTCACTAA
- a CDS encoding SCO family protein: MLRYLKQLKIFFTVLAIVSGIIIFLIYSVLDVEKPLPIYQPNRLDASLVDSTIQHKKKYHTIADFKLLNQNGDTITQEDYKDKIYVADFFFTTCQTICPIMTDQMHRIQDEILEDDEVLLLSHSVTPEIDSVAQLKRYAIEKGVNDKKWNLVTGDRKQIYDLARKSYLVVKDDNTEDYGMVHTENFALIDKNKQIRGLYNGISPTSVDSLLQDIKRLKKEYQ; encoded by the coding sequence ATGTTGAGATATTTAAAACAACTCAAGATATTTTTCACGGTCTTAGCAATAGTGTCTGGGATTATCATTTTTCTGATTTATTCAGTCTTAGATGTTGAGAAACCATTGCCAATATATCAGCCTAATCGCCTTGATGCGTCTCTAGTGGATAGTACTATTCAGCATAAAAAGAAATATCATACTATTGCCGATTTCAAATTGCTTAATCAAAATGGAGATACCATTACTCAAGAGGATTACAAAGATAAAATCTATGTAGCCGATTTCTTTTTTACCACATGCCAAACCATTTGTCCCATAATGACCGATCAGATGCATCGCATACAAGATGAAATTTTAGAGGATGACGAGGTGTTGTTATTATCGCATTCGGTCACACCTGAAATTGATTCTGTGGCCCAATTAAAACGATATGCTATTGAAAAAGGGGTTAATGATAAGAAGTGGAACCTGGTTACGGGAGATAGAAAACAAATCTATGACCTTGCAAGAAAATCATATTTGGTCGTTAAAGATGACAACACGGAAGACTACGGAATGGTGCATACCGAAAACTTTGCTCTCATAGATAAAAATAAGCAGATTAGAGGGTTATACAATGGGATTAGTCCAACATCAGTCGACTCATTATTACAAGATATAAAACGCTTGAAAAAGGAATATCAATAG
- a CDS encoding enoyl-CoA hydratase/isomerase family protein, with the protein MSYQNILTSTTNGITTITINRPSKLNALNKATIQELHEALKNANKSKATKVIILTGSGEKAFVAGADISEFADFDVENGGKLAAKGQKLLFDYIENLSTPVIAAVNGFALGGGLELAMACHFRIASTNAKMGLPEVSLGVIPGYGGTQRLPQLVGKGRAMEMVMTAGMIDANQALSYGLVNHVSTEEELIPLVEKIATKIMRNSSVAIKGAIKAVNANFKDGVNGYKTEIKQFGKCFGTEDFKEGTTAFLEKRKADFPGE; encoded by the coding sequence ATGAGCTATCAAAATATTTTAACATCTACAACTAATGGTATTACCACCATTACTATAAACAGACCAAGTAAATTAAATGCCTTAAATAAAGCAACTATTCAAGAACTACATGAGGCCCTCAAGAATGCAAACAAGAGTAAAGCCACTAAAGTTATTATTTTAACAGGTAGTGGTGAAAAGGCTTTTGTTGCGGGAGCTGACATTAGTGAATTTGCCGATTTTGACGTTGAAAACGGTGGTAAGTTAGCGGCTAAAGGTCAGAAGTTATTATTTGATTATATTGAAAACTTATCGACTCCAGTTATTGCTGCAGTGAACGGTTTTGCTTTAGGTGGTGGCTTGGAATTAGCAATGGCCTGTCATTTTAGAATTGCTAGTACAAATGCAAAAATGGGATTACCAGAAGTTTCTCTTGGTGTGATTCCAGGTTATGGTGGTACACAGCGCTTACCACAACTCGTTGGCAAGGGTCGCGCTATGGAAATGGTCATGACAGCAGGAATGATTGATGCGAATCAAGCTTTGTCTTACGGATTAGTAAATCACGTTTCTACAGAAGAGGAGCTGATACCTCTAGTAGAAAAAATAGCTACTAAAATCATGCGTAATTCATCTGTAGCCATAAAAGGAGCTATCAAAGCCGTTAATGCAAACTTTAAAGATGGTGTGAATGGTTATAAAACTGAAATCAAACAGTTTGGGAAATGCTTTGGAACCGAAGATTTTAAAGAAGGAACAACCGCTTTCCTTGAAAAGCGTAAGGCTGATTTCCCAGGGGAATAA
- a CDS encoding M1 family aminopeptidase, which yields MTIIKLRLLLVLGLFSTVSFSQDYNTTLNNIREAEAKSALQRIMHRANLNTGNYDLKYHRLELDIDPSVAFISGTITSYFEAKSNMTTITFDLASNMTVSQVLQDGNPLTFTHNTEDELIITLPSTQAAGILDSLSVSYSGNPVSSGFGSFEQTTHNGDPVIWTLSEPYGAKAWWPCKQDLIDKIDSIDVYMTTPVFNASNEAYVSVSNGVEQSQSINGVQKTTHFKHRYPIPAYLIAIAATNYEVYSHNVPNNGNPFNIVNYVYPESLETAQSSTPVTVDIINLFSALFEEYPFASEKYGHAQFGWGGGMEHTTVSFMGSFNRNLIAHELAHQWFGNKITCGSWKDIWLNEGFATYLSGLVIENLDDNAAFTTWKQQRNNSITSASNGAVYLSDTDTLNVSRIFNGRLSYNKGAMVLHMLRKKLGDPMFFQALQDYLGTATHAFDYAKTEDFITIVETSSGEDLTEFFNDWLYNQGYPTYNVIWNQPNTNQVSITLNQLQSDASVSFFEAPVPLRILGTMGETLDIVLDNTTNQQNFIETVNFTVQDILFDPESDIISRDNSILLGAENFEIDNPLLLYPNPTSDVLHIEKPISLSISEIRVYSPLGQLITQLPWNSKIDTASWSSGLVFIQFETMNGVITKSVLKK from the coding sequence ATGACCATTATCAAATTACGACTACTCCTAGTATTGGGACTGTTTTCTACAGTGTCATTTTCACAAGATTATAATACAACGCTCAACAATATTCGAGAGGCTGAAGCAAAATCGGCACTACAACGTATTATGCATCGTGCTAATTTGAATACAGGAAATTATGATTTAAAATATCACAGATTGGAATTAGATATCGATCCTAGTGTTGCCTTTATTTCGGGTACGATTACCTCATATTTTGAGGCAAAAAGCAACATGACGACTATTACGTTTGACCTAGCTTCAAATATGACTGTATCACAAGTCTTACAGGACGGCAACCCACTCACCTTTACTCATAATACCGAAGATGAATTAATCATTACGCTTCCGAGCACTCAAGCAGCAGGTATTTTAGATTCACTTTCAGTGAGTTATTCGGGCAATCCAGTGAGTTCAGGGTTTGGTTCTTTTGAACAAACAACCCATAATGGTGATCCAGTTATTTGGACCTTATCTGAGCCATATGGTGCAAAAGCTTGGTGGCCTTGCAAACAAGATCTTATTGATAAAATCGACTCTATTGATGTATACATGACAACCCCTGTGTTTAATGCTTCAAATGAAGCTTATGTTTCAGTTTCAAATGGGGTTGAGCAAAGTCAGAGTATTAATGGAGTTCAAAAAACAACGCATTTTAAACATCGTTATCCTATTCCAGCTTACTTGATTGCTATTGCCGCAACTAATTATGAAGTGTATTCACATAACGTTCCAAATAATGGTAATCCTTTTAACATTGTAAATTACGTCTATCCAGAAAGTCTTGAAACAGCTCAAAGTAGCACACCTGTTACGGTAGATATTATAAATCTATTTAGTGCTCTATTTGAAGAATATCCTTTTGCAAGTGAAAAATATGGACATGCACAGTTTGGTTGGGGAGGTGGTATGGAGCATACTACCGTATCTTTTATGGGCAGTTTTAATCGTAACCTCATTGCTCATGAATTGGCACATCAATGGTTTGGAAATAAAATTACATGTGGGAGTTGGAAAGACATCTGGCTTAATGAAGGCTTCGCAACATATCTCTCTGGTTTAGTGATTGAAAACTTAGATGATAATGCTGCATTTACCACGTGGAAACAACAACGCAATAACTCTATTACTTCTGCATCAAACGGTGCGGTATATTTAAGTGATACTGATACGCTCAATGTTAGTCGGATTTTTAATGGTAGATTAAGCTATAATAAAGGCGCAATGGTCTTGCATATGCTTCGGAAAAAACTAGGAGACCCTATGTTTTTTCAAGCTTTACAAGATTATCTTGGAACAGCTACCCACGCTTTTGATTATGCCAAAACAGAAGATTTTATTACTATTGTTGAAACCTCATCTGGTGAAGATTTGACCGAATTTTTTAACGATTGGCTCTACAATCAAGGATATCCCACTTATAACGTCATTTGGAATCAACCCAATACAAATCAAGTGTCTATAACCCTAAACCAGTTACAAAGTGATGCTTCGGTGTCTTTCTTTGAAGCACCTGTGCCATTGCGTATTCTTGGAACAATGGGAGAAACATTAGATATTGTATTAGACAATACTACTAATCAACAAAACTTTATTGAAACAGTAAATTTTACTGTTCAAGATATACTTTTTGATCCAGAATCTGATATCATTTCAAGAGACAATAGTATACTATTGGGCGCCGAAAATTTTGAAATCGACAACCCATTATTATTGTATCCTAATCCAACTTCTGACGTGTTACATATTGAAAAACCTATATCCTTATCCATTTCAGAAATACGCGTTTATAGTCCTTTAGGGCAATTAATTACTCAATTGCCATGGAATTCCAAAATAGACACAGCTTCTTGGTCTAGTGGATTGGTCTTTATTCAATTCGAAACTATGAACGGAGTCATTACTAAATCGGTGTTAAAAAAATAA
- a CDS encoding FeoA family protein, which translates to MQVTLADIKRGQQGIIIDVSSIHIPLKLLEMGCLPGNKVELVQMAPFADPMYLNINGTHLAIRKETAIHILIDISNE; encoded by the coding sequence TTGCAAGTCACTTTAGCAGATATAAAACGAGGGCAACAGGGGATCATCATAGATGTATCCTCCATTCATATTCCACTTAAACTCCTAGAAATGGGTTGTTTGCCTGGGAACAAAGTAGAACTTGTACAAATGGCTCCTTTTGCCGACCCTATGTATCTTAACATTAATGGCACCCATCTCGCCATCCGAAAAGAAACAGCCATTCACATTTTAATAGATATTTCTAATGAGTAA